One Cynocephalus volans isolate mCynVol1 chromosome 5, mCynVol1.pri, whole genome shotgun sequence DNA window includes the following coding sequences:
- the LOC134379286 gene encoding LOW QUALITY PROTEIN: large ribosomal subunit protein P2-like (The sequence of the model RefSeq protein was modified relative to this genomic sequence to represent the inferred CDS: deleted 1 base in 1 codon; substituted 1 base at 1 genomic stop codon), producing the protein MHYVASYQLATLGGNSSPNAKGIKEILDSVGTEVDEERLNKVISELNRKNIEDIIAXGSGKLASVPAGGAVTGSPAPGSAVPTAGSSPPAEEKKDEKKKESEESDDNIGFGLFD; encoded by the exons ATGCACTATGTTGCATCCTACCAGCTGGCCACACTTGGAGGCAACTCCTCCCCCAACGCCAAGGGCATCAAGGAGATACTGGATAGTGTGGGCACTGAGGTGGATGAGGAGCGGCTCAACAAGGTCATCAGTGAGCTGAACCgaaaaaacatt gaagacaTTATTGCCTAGGGCAGTGGCAAGCTTGCCAGTGTGCCGGCTGGTGGGGCTGTGACTGGCTCTCCTGCTCCTGGCTCTGCTGTTCCCACTGCTGGTTCCAGCCCTCCTGCAGAGGAGAAGAAAGATGAGAAGAAGAAGGAGTCTGAAGAGTCTGATGACAATATTGGATTTGGCCTATTTGATTAA